A single region of the Nocardioides aquaticus genome encodes:
- a CDS encoding GNAT family N-acetyltransferase, with protein MDLVSGPPTEAEVAGVWAVARDTLGGADDEAAWRGEVWDRHAARGGFRSVRAVDHGVVVGFAYGYTGAPGQWWNDEVSRVLDPAVVADWVGGHFELVSLAVGAGQRGRGLGRRLMTELTHDLPHRRWLLMTTADPTDPARRLYGSLGWGVLDPGVGEGTVVLGRSLPT; from the coding sequence ATGGACCTCGTGAGCGGACCACCGACCGAGGCGGAGGTCGCCGGCGTGTGGGCGGTGGCCCGGGACACCCTGGGCGGAGCGGACGACGAGGCTGCCTGGCGCGGGGAGGTCTGGGACCGCCACGCCGCCCGGGGCGGGTTCCGGTCGGTCCGAGCCGTCGACCACGGCGTCGTCGTGGGGTTCGCCTACGGCTACACCGGCGCCCCGGGTCAGTGGTGGAACGACGAGGTCTCGCGGGTCCTGGACCCGGCGGTGGTCGCGGACTGGGTGGGCGGGCACTTCGAGCTCGTGAGCCTGGCCGTCGGCGCGGGGCAGCGGGGGAGGGGGCTCGGACGGCGGCTGATGACCGAGCTCACGCACGACCTGCCGCACCGGCGGTGGCTGCTGATGACCACGGCGGACCCGACCGACCCGGCACGACGGCTCTACGGGTCGCTCGGGTGGGGCGTCCTCGACCCCGGTGTGGGCGAGGGGACCGTGGTGCTGGGGCGCTCGCTCCCCACGTGA
- a CDS encoding nucleoside triphosphate pyrophosphohydrolase family protein: MDCNEYQRAALRTARDVDAPDEFMHLVLGLVGEAGEVAEKVKKLVRDHDSDLDRLDRDDMAAELGDVLWYTAVLASFLGLSLDDVAERNVAKLADRQRRAALGGSGDHR; this comes from the coding sequence ATGGACTGCAACGAGTACCAGCGCGCCGCCCTGCGCACCGCCCGCGACGTCGACGCCCCCGACGAGTTCATGCACCTCGTCCTGGGCCTGGTCGGTGAGGCCGGCGAGGTCGCCGAGAAGGTCAAGAAGCTGGTCCGTGACCACGACAGCGACCTGGACCGGCTCGACCGCGACGACATGGCCGCCGAGCTCGGCGACGTCCTCTGGTACACCGCCGTCCTGGCCAGCTTCCTGGGGCTCTCCCTCGACGACGTCGCGGAGCGCAACGTCGCGAAGCTGGCGGACCGTCAGCGCCGGGCCGCCCTGGGCGGCTCCGGCGACCACCGCTGA
- a CDS encoding DUF7455 domain-containing protein, giving the protein MTTAVATSAPLTAEDRCDRCGAQAYLRVALQAGGELMFCAHHAREHEDKLKEVAVTVVDETHKLHGTPAPDTER; this is encoded by the coding sequence GTGACTACTGCAGTTGCTACCAGTGCTCCCCTGACTGCCGAGGACCGTTGCGACCGCTGCGGTGCGCAGGCCTACCTTCGTGTGGCCCTGCAGGCCGGGGGCGAGCTCATGTTCTGCGCGCACCACGCCCGCGAGCACGAGGACAAGCTCAAGGAGGTGGCCGTGACCGTCGTGGACGAGACCCACAAGCTGCACGGCACCCCCGCTCCCGACACGGAGCGCTGA
- a CDS encoding DNA topoisomerase IV subunit B, with protein MLVLEGLEAVRKRPGMYIGSTDTRGLMHCLWEIIDNGVDEALAGEAHRVEVTLHPDDSVEVHDDGRGIPTDKEPKTGLPGVEVVATKLHAGGKFGGGSYAATGGLHGVGLSVVNALSSRMDIDVERAPSRQGLSFRRGVPGVFDGDGAAAGFEAGSGLSRKAGRVPKGRSGTRIRFWPDRQIFTADAAFELEGLLGRARQTSFIVPGLELVIRDERGDVPVEESFRHDGGIAEFAEFLAHDEAVTDIVRLQGTDTFTETVPMLDEQGHMTPQEVERELGVDVAVRWGTGYETEVRSFVNVIATPKGGTHVGGFEQAVTKTFNEVMRATKALKVNDQDVVKDDVLEGMTAVVTVRLAEPQFEGQTKEILGTPAARNVVRKVVAAELKDFLTSTKRVEKAQAKLVMEKVVGAQRTRIAARQHKETQRRKNALESSALPAKLSDCRDSDNERTELFIVEGDSALGTAKSARDSSFQALLPIRGKILNVQKASVGDMLKNTECSSIIQVVGAGSGRTFDLEACRYGRIIFMADADSDGAHIRCLLATLFFKYMPELVTSGRVYTAVPPLHRIELTNPRKGMEKYVYTYSDDELQRKLAELKKKNVRWKDPVQRYKGLGEMDADQLAETTMDPRHRTLRKLTVDDADAAATVFELLMGSEVAPRKEFIVQGAYEVDVEMLDA; from the coding sequence CTGCTGGTCCTCGAGGGTCTCGAGGCCGTCCGCAAGCGGCCCGGCATGTACATCGGCTCCACCGACACCCGGGGGCTGATGCACTGCCTGTGGGAGATCATCGACAACGGCGTGGACGAGGCGCTGGCCGGCGAGGCGCACCGCGTCGAGGTGACGCTGCACCCCGACGACTCCGTCGAGGTCCACGACGACGGTCGCGGCATCCCGACCGACAAGGAGCCCAAGACCGGGCTGCCCGGCGTCGAGGTGGTGGCCACCAAGCTGCACGCCGGCGGCAAGTTCGGTGGCGGGTCGTACGCCGCCACCGGCGGCCTGCACGGTGTGGGGCTGTCCGTGGTCAACGCCCTGTCCTCACGCATGGACATCGACGTCGAGCGCGCCCCCAGCCGGCAGGGGCTCAGCTTCCGCCGCGGGGTGCCGGGCGTCTTCGACGGCGACGGCGCGGCCGCGGGCTTCGAGGCCGGGTCCGGGCTGAGCCGCAAGGCCGGTCGCGTGCCCAAGGGACGCAGCGGCACCCGGATCCGGTTCTGGCCCGACCGCCAGATCTTCACCGCCGACGCCGCCTTCGAGCTGGAGGGGCTCCTCGGCCGGGCCCGGCAGACGTCCTTCATCGTCCCGGGGCTCGAGCTGGTCATCCGCGACGAGCGCGGCGACGTACCGGTGGAGGAGAGCTTCCGCCACGACGGCGGGATCGCGGAGTTCGCGGAGTTCCTGGCCCACGACGAGGCCGTGACCGACATCGTGCGCCTGCAGGGCACCGACACGTTCACCGAGACCGTGCCGATGCTCGACGAGCAGGGCCACATGACGCCGCAGGAGGTCGAGCGCGAGCTCGGCGTCGACGTGGCGGTGCGGTGGGGCACCGGGTACGAGACCGAGGTCCGCTCTTTCGTCAACGTGATCGCCACCCCCAAGGGCGGCACGCACGTCGGCGGCTTCGAGCAGGCGGTGACCAAGACCTTCAACGAGGTGATGCGCGCCACCAAGGCGCTCAAGGTCAACGACCAGGACGTGGTCAAGGACGACGTGCTCGAGGGGATGACCGCCGTGGTGACGGTGCGCCTGGCCGAGCCGCAGTTCGAGGGGCAGACCAAGGAGATCCTCGGCACGCCCGCGGCGCGCAACGTCGTACGCAAGGTGGTCGCCGCCGAGCTCAAGGACTTCCTCACCTCGACCAAGCGGGTCGAGAAGGCCCAGGCCAAGCTGGTCATGGAGAAGGTCGTGGGCGCCCAGCGCACCCGGATCGCGGCCCGTCAGCACAAGGAGACCCAGCGCCGGAAGAACGCCCTGGAGTCCTCGGCACTGCCCGCGAAGCTCTCCGACTGCCGCGACTCCGACAACGAGCGCACCGAGCTCTTCATCGTCGAGGGCGACTCCGCGCTCGGCACCGCCAAGTCCGCGCGCGACTCCTCCTTCCAGGCCCTGCTGCCGATCCGCGGCAAGATCCTCAACGTCCAGAAGGCCTCGGTCGGCGACATGCTGAAGAACACCGAGTGCTCCTCGATCATCCAGGTCGTCGGGGCGGGATCGGGGCGCACCTTCGACCTTGAGGCGTGCCGCTACGGCCGGATCATCTTCATGGCCGACGCCGACTCCGACGGCGCCCACATCCGCTGCCTGCTGGCCACGCTGTTCTTCAAGTACATGCCCGAGCTGGTCACCAGCGGCCGCGTCTACACCGCCGTCCCGCCGCTGCACCGCATCGAGCTGACCAACCCTCGCAAGGGCATGGAGAAGTACGTCTACACCTACTCCGACGACGAGCTGCAGCGGAAGCTGGCGGAGCTGAAGAAGAAGAACGTGCGCTGGAAGGACCCGGTGCAGCGCTACAAGGGGCTCGGCGAGATGGACGCCGACCAGCTGGCCGAGACCACGATGGACCCGCGCCACCGCACCCTGCGCAAGCTGACGGTCGACGACGCCGACGCGGCGGCCACGGTGTTCGAGCTGCTGATGGGCTCGGAGGTCGCGCCGCGCAAGGAGTTCATCGTCCAGGGGGCCTACGAGGTCGACGTGGAGATGCTCGACGCCTGA
- a CDS encoding formate/nitrite transporter family protein has translation MSYVKPPDFVTAMVDAGETKAFMSTRDTLIRSFMAGAVLALAAAFAVTVTVQTGEPLLGAVLFPVGFCLLYLMGFDLLTGVFTLVPLAVLDKRRGVTVRLMLRNWGWVFVGNFAGAMTVAVLMAIIFTTGFSTSPDAVGQQIGTIGEARTVGYADAGAAGMLTLFVRGVLCNWMVSTGVVAAMMSTSVPGKVIAMWMPIMLFFYMGFEHSIVNMFLFPSGLLLGGDFSVGDYLLWNEIPTVVGNLVGGLTFVGLTLYTTHARTGPSRRVSPPEDEEPAAPTAGARTPVLAERRD, from the coding sequence ATGTCCTATGTGAAGCCGCCCGACTTCGTGACCGCGATGGTCGACGCGGGGGAGACCAAGGCGTTCATGTCCACCCGGGACACGCTGATCCGGTCCTTCATGGCCGGGGCGGTCCTGGCCCTGGCCGCCGCCTTCGCCGTCACCGTCACCGTGCAGACGGGGGAGCCCCTGCTCGGTGCGGTGCTGTTCCCGGTCGGGTTCTGCCTGCTCTACCTGATGGGCTTCGACCTGCTCACCGGCGTCTTCACGCTGGTCCCGCTGGCGGTGCTCGACAAGCGTCGCGGCGTCACGGTGCGGCTGATGCTGCGCAACTGGGGCTGGGTCTTCGTCGGCAACTTCGCCGGTGCGATGACCGTGGCGGTGCTGATGGCGATCATCTTCACCACCGGCTTCAGCACCTCCCCGGACGCCGTCGGCCAGCAGATCGGCACCATCGGCGAGGCCCGGACCGTCGGGTACGCCGACGCCGGCGCCGCGGGCATGCTCACGCTCTTCGTGCGCGGGGTGCTGTGCAACTGGATGGTCTCGACCGGTGTCGTGGCCGCGATGATGTCGACCAGCGTCCCCGGCAAGGTCATCGCCATGTGGATGCCGATCATGCTGTTCTTCTACATGGGCTTCGAGCACTCCATCGTGAACATGTTCCTGTTCCCCTCGGGCCTGCTGCTCGGCGGCGACTTCTCGGTCGGCGACTACCTGCTCTGGAACGAGATCCCGACCGTCGTCGGCAACCTGGTCGGCGGACTGACCTTCGTGGGCCTCACCCTGTACACCACCCACGCCCGTACGGGCCCGTCGCGGCGGGTGTCCCCGCCCGAGGACGAGGAGCCGGCGGCGCCGACGGCCGGGGCGCGGACGCCGGTGCTCGCCGAGCGCCGGGACTGA
- a CDS encoding LapA family protein, with protein MSNPTPTPPGSTPGPDRGAQPGGAPAADQPGTSGKAAKPGKGGAPATKGSDKQSDPLRRSRAGGLYVGVIALGIVLILLIIFVAQNTDPTTVRFLGWQAEIPVAVALLIAAVAGLFLAGIAASLRIFQLRRRVKHDRKA; from the coding sequence ATGAGCAACCCCACGCCCACCCCGCCGGGTTCGACCCCCGGACCCGACCGCGGCGCGCAGCCCGGCGGTGCCCCCGCCGCCGACCAGCCCGGCACGTCGGGCAAGGCCGCGAAGCCCGGCAAGGGCGGCGCGCCCGCCACGAAGGGCTCGGACAAGCAGTCCGACCCGCTGCGCCGCTCCCGTGCCGGCGGCCTGTACGTCGGCGTGATCGCGCTCGGCATCGTGCTGATCCTGCTGATCATCTTCGTGGCCCAGAACACCGACCCGACCACGGTGCGCTTCCTGGGCTGGCAGGCCGAGATCCCGGTCGCGGTGGCCCTGCTGATCGCCGCGGTCGCCGGGCTCTTCCTGGCCGGCATCGCCGCCAGCCTGCGGATCTTCCAGCTGCGCCGTCGGGTGAAGCACGACCGCAAGGCCTGA
- a CDS encoding EamA family transporter, giving the protein MTALGLALVAALTYGLSDFVGGVASHRASAWAVALLSQLGGAGTVLVVALVVGGTPEPSDWAWAALGGVGNGVGTAFLYRGLSSGRMGVVAPLSGVGAAVVPVAAGLGLGERPGLLVAVGLVLAAPGIWLVSREPADDPAPAARGGSGTPARAAVVDGLLAGAGFGTLFAALAQVGEDAGLMPVLLNQLVAAVVVVVVAAGVRAPWLPRRPAAYLGLVCGVLGVTGTLLFLLSARAGYLAVAGVLTSLYPAVTVLLAALLLRERVHRGQGVGLLLCAAAVTFVAWG; this is encoded by the coding sequence GTGACCGCCCTCGGCCTGGCCCTCGTGGCCGCCCTCACCTACGGCCTGTCCGACTTCGTCGGCGGCGTCGCCTCGCACCGCGCGTCGGCCTGGGCGGTGGCCCTGCTGTCCCAGCTCGGCGGGGCCGGCACGGTCCTGGTCGTGGCCCTCGTCGTCGGCGGCACCCCGGAGCCCTCCGACTGGGCGTGGGCCGCCCTGGGCGGGGTCGGCAACGGCGTCGGGACCGCCTTCCTCTACCGCGGCCTGTCCTCGGGGCGGATGGGGGTGGTCGCACCGCTCTCCGGCGTCGGAGCGGCGGTGGTGCCGGTGGCTGCCGGGCTGGGGCTCGGCGAACGCCCCGGGCTGCTGGTCGCGGTGGGGCTGGTCCTGGCGGCGCCGGGCATCTGGCTGGTCTCGCGCGAGCCCGCCGACGACCCGGCCCCGGCAGCACGGGGCGGGAGCGGTACGCCGGCCCGCGCCGCCGTCGTCGACGGCCTGCTCGCGGGCGCCGGGTTCGGCACGCTGTTCGCGGCCCTGGCGCAGGTCGGTGAGGACGCCGGGCTGATGCCGGTGCTGCTGAACCAGCTGGTCGCGGCCGTCGTGGTGGTGGTCGTGGCGGCTGGGGTGCGCGCGCCCTGGCTGCCGCGGCGGCCCGCGGCGTACCTCGGCCTGGTCTGCGGCGTCCTCGGTGTGACGGGCACGCTGCTGTTCCTGCTGTCGGCCCGCGCCGGCTACCTCGCCGTCGCGGGCGTGCTGACCTCGCTCTACCCCGCGGTCACGGTCCTGCTGGCCGCGCTGCTGCTCCGTGAACGGGTGCACCGGGGCCAGGGAGTGGGGCTGCTGCTGTGCGCCGCGGCCGTGACCTTCGTCGCGTGGGGGTGA